In the genome of Coturnix japonica isolate 7356 chromosome Z, Coturnix japonica 2.1, whole genome shotgun sequence, one region contains:
- the LOC107305757 gene encoding phospholipase A2 inhibitor and Ly6/PLAUR domain-containing protein-like, which produces MKVFFGLSFLLTFLDSGSMLQCEVCHNIGRSCSGPMETCSGDTDTCGIILHEVTIGGMAIPSSIKTCLPSRICQMGLVTMNYGKVKARSSLACCVGDACQTASVSLPPENNVPNGFQCPACYSVDSFQCGNETVNCTGSESQCVDLAGLMNTGGLTVKAAMKGCTTMSECNAVGDSKNNLGMMDIKIKRFQCQPAITLEMRNSGLVPPQSLFFPALLGFILEKLIF; this is translated from the exons ATGAAAGTATTTTTTGGCCTCAGCTTTCTCCTGACTTTTCTAGACTCAG GATCCATGCTTCAGTGTGAGGTGTGTCACAACATAGGAAGAAGCTGCTCTGGCCCCATGGAAACCTGTAGTGGTGACACAGACACCTGCGGCATCATTCTGCATGAGGTTACAATAG GGGGGATGGCAATCCCTTCATCAATCAAGACCTGTCTGCCATCCAGAATTTGCCAGATGGGCCTTGTCACCATGAACTACGGGAAGGTGAAAGCAAGGAGCAGCTTGGCCTGCTGTGTGGGTGATGCCTGTCAGACAGCGTCTGTCTCCT TGCCACCAGAGAACAATGTGCCCAATGGATTCCAGTGTCCTGCCTGCTATAGTGTGGATTCTTTCCAGTGTGGTAATGAAACTGTAAACTGCACTGGATCTGAAAGCCAGTGTGTTGACCTGGCTGGGTTAATGAATACAG GTGGACTGACTGTGAAAGCTGCCATGAAGGGATGCACCACCATGTCTGAATGCAATGCTGTAGGAGACAGTAAAAACAATCTGGGGATGATGGACATTAAAATAAAGCGGTTCCAATGCCAACCAGCCATTACACTGGAAATGCGGAATTCTGGGCTTGTCCCTCCACAAAGTCTTTTCTTCCCTGCCCTATTAGGATTCATCTTGGAGAAGTTAATTTTCTGA